DNA sequence from the Acidobacteriota bacterium genome:
ACGGACGCCGGAGCCGCCGGGCATCAGGTCGGAGTCCCTAAGATCGGGGACGAAGCGGCGCAGGTCGCGGGCGAAGCGGGCGCGGCTGCCGGAGCGCGCCATCTCGCTGATGCCGACCTTCCAGAAGCGGAGGGCCATCTTCCAGAAGCCGGGATAACTCAGGCTGCTCCAGGTGTCGCGGGCATCGAAGCTGGTGCGGTCGTAGCCCTCGCGCTTGAGCGCGAGGACCGCGTTCGGGCCGGCTTCGACCGAGCCGTCGACGCGCCGGGTCAGGTGGACTCCGAGAAAGGGGAAACGGGGATCGGGGACGGGGTAGATCAGTCCGCGCAGGAGGTGACGGCGCTCCGGAGCGATATCGAAGTACTCGCCGCGGAAGGGAACGATCCGCACGTCCGGATCGAGGCCCGCCATGCGCGCCACGCGATCGGACTGAAGGCCGGCGCAGTTGATCGCGTGGCCGGCCTCGAACTCGCCGGCGGTTGTTTCCACGACGACGCCGTCAGAGCGTGGCGCGAGACCGGTGACGCGGGTCTGCAGGTGGAGGGAAACACCGGCCGCCTCGAGTTGTTCGGCGTAGGCGCGGGCCACGGCCTTGAAATCGACAATGCCGGTCTCGGGAACCCAGAGAGCGTCGACGCCGGTCGCGTACGGCTCGAACTCGGGGATCCGCTCGGGCGGGAGGCGCTCCAGGCCGGCAAGGCCGTTCGCCCGGCCGCGACGCTCCAGTTCGTTGAGTCGGGGGATCTCCTCCGGGTCGGTCGCGATGACGAGTTTGCCGCAGATCTCGTAGGGAATCCCGTGCCGGTCGCAGTAGTCGATCAGACGCTTCCGTCCGCCGACACAGTTGCGCGCCTTGAGCGATCCCTGCTTGTAGTAGAGACCGGAATGAATGACGCCGCTGTTGTGGCCGGTCTGGTGGACGGCGGGCCTGGGCTCAGCCTCGACAACGTGGATGTCGATCTGACCGAAGCGGCGGGCGAGGCTCCGGGCCGTGGCGAGACCGATGATGCCGGCCCCGATGCAGACGACGTCCGCGCGCTGGGGCAAGGCGGGCTCAGGCGCCTTCCGCCGCCGCGTCCTCGGCTGGCCGCTCGGCGGGTGCTGGCGGCAGCGCGCTCGGGTAGGTGCCTAGGATGCGGAGCTCCTTCGCCTTCGCTTCGATCGACTGGAGCGCTTCGGTCACCGGCACCGAAGCGGCGTGCCCCTCGATGTCCAGGTAGAAGCAGTAGCGCCAGGGCGTTGCCGGGATCGGTCTGGACTCGATCTTGGTCAGGTTGATGCCGCGCCGCGAGAAGCTCCGCAACACCTCGCCCAGGTCGCCCGGTTGATGCCCGGTGACCAGAAGCAGCGAGGTCTTGCACGGCACGTCGGGCGGACAGGGCGCCGCTTCCGCGGCCACTTCCACGAAGCGGGTGAAGTTCCCGGCCTGGTTCTGGATGCCCTGGGCCAGGATCTCCAGGCCGAAGACCCGCGCCGCGGGTTCGCTGGCGATGGCGCCGACCGTCTGGTCATTGCCTTCGCGGACGCGCGCGGCCGCGCCGGCGGTGTCGAACTCGGGCTGCGGCCGCAGCCAGTCGTGGTCGTGGAAGAACTGGTCGCACTGGCGAAGCGCCTGGGGATGGGAGAGCACGAGCCGGAGATCCTCGATCCTCGCGCCGGGCAAGGCGAGCAGGCAGTGCGCCACCTTGCTGATGACTTCGGCGGTGATCACCAGGCCCCCTTCGGCCAGCAGGTCGTAGGTCTCGTTGATGCTGCCGGCGGTGCTGTTCTCGATGGGCAGCAGGGCGATGTCGTGGCGGCCGTCCCGGACGCCCTCCGCGGCGCTCCGAAACAGCTCGTAGCCCTGGAGCACGACGCCTCCGGGCCGTCCGGCGTACTGCCGCTGGGCGGTCAGGTGGCTGAACGAGCCCTCCACGCCCTGGTAGGCGACCCGCAGCGGCGCCCGGTCGAGATCGCGGATGTAACCCTGCTGCGCCGCGATCGACATCTCGATCAGCAGCCGGAAGATGCGCTCGGTCTGGTGGGGGTCGAGCTCGAGTTCGGCGGCGATGGTCCGCACCCGGGTCAGCAGTTGCTCCTCGCGCAACTGGTCCCGGAACGGAAAGGCGGCGGCGATCTTGGCGCCCGCGACATCGCGCGACAGTTCGACGCGGCGCCGGAAGCCCTTCAGCAGCTCTTCGTCGACGTGCTCCAGTTCCTGGCGCACCGCCTCGAGATCGGGCAACAGGTCATTCTCGGCAGTGGCCATGAGGTACTCGACTTTCGCGGCCTCTGGTGGCCGCGAGGCGCAGTATACGGCGCTAGTGCGTAAAGGCCTGTCCTGACAGTCAGTTGGAGTGCGGCCGGATGGCGACCTTCAGGGCGTGCCGGCCGATCATCAGGTCGAGCGCCTCCGTCAACCGCTCGAGGGGCAACTCGCGTTCCACCAGTGCGCCATAGCGCTCAGGCGCGCCGATCAGCCGGTCGAGCGCCGCGCGGAACGACGAGGGCCGATGGTGGTAGACGCCCAGCAGTGTCTGTTCCTGGTAGTGGACCCGCTCCGCGTCGATCACCAGGTCTGTTCCCGGACGGCAGCCGCCGAACAGGGCGGCGACGCCACCGGGAGCGAGCGACTTCACGGCGTGATCCCAGCCGGCGGGCGTACCGGTCGCGTCGATCGCGAAGTCGAACGGATCTTCCGCCGCTGGGCCGTTGCCGTCGCCGGCGCGGCCGAGCCGCGTCTCCGCGGCGCCGAAGGGGCCCGCCGCTTCGAGGCGGTGGCTGTGTGGATCGAGGGCGCAGACGTGAGTACGCATGCTGTGGAACAGGTCGATCAGCATGAGTCCCAGCGGTCCGCAGCCGATGACCAGGGTCCGCGCCTCGGTGGGCGGACCGCTCCAGGCCCCGAGGCAACGTTCGAGGCAGTGGACGGCGCAGGCCAGAGGCTCGGCCATGGCTGCGACCACAGGGTCGAGTCCGTCGGGGCGCGGATACACGCTGCGGTTCGCAACGGCTTCGGGAATCAGCAGGTAGTCGGCGAAGGCGCCGTTCAGGTAGACGAGGTTGCGGCAGAGATTCTCGCGCTTGTGCCGGCATGGCTGGCACTCGCCGCAGGAGGCGCTGTTGGCGACAACGACGGCGTCGCCCTCGGCGTACGAGGTCCCGGCGGCGGCTCGGACGACGGTGCCGGTGACCTCGTGGCCGAAGGGCGATGGCAGGGCGAGCATGGTCGGATGGCCGCCGCGGCGGTAGACCTTGACATCCGTGCCGCAGGTGGTCGCGGCGTCGACCCGGATCAGCAGCTCGCCGGCGCTGGGTTCGGGCATCGGTGGTCGCCTCAGCTCGACGCTCCCGGGGCCGGTGAGAAAGGCCTGGGTCTGATGCTCAGGGATCATGCCGTCAGGGGTGTAACAGTACTTTCAGCGCTTCTCGCCGTCGGCACAGGTCGACGGCTTCAGTGGCGCGGTCCAGGGGCATGCGGTGGGTGACCAGCGGCGTCGGGTCGAGCGCGCCCTCGTGGAGCAGATCGAGCACGCGCGCCTGTTCGGCGGGGGAGCCCGAGTATGCGCCAATCACATGGCGCTCGGTCTT
Encoded proteins:
- the lhgO gene encoding L-2-hydroxyglutarate oxidase; the protein is MPQRADVVCIGAGIIGLATARSLARRFGQIDIHVVEAEPRPAVHQTGHNSGVIHSGLYYKQGSLKARNCVGGRKRLIDYCDRHGIPYEICGKLVIATDPEEIPRLNELERRGRANGLAGLERLPPERIPEFEPYATGVDALWVPETGIVDFKAVARAYAEQLEAAGVSLHLQTRVTGLAPRSDGVVVETTAGEFEAGHAINCAGLQSDRVARMAGLDPDVRIVPFRGEYFDIAPERRHLLRGLIYPVPDPRFPFLGVHLTRRVDGSVEAGPNAVLALKREGYDRTSFDARDTWSSLSYPGFWKMALRFWKVGISEMARSGSRARFARDLRRFVPDLRDSDLMPGGSGVRAQALDRKGNLVDDFAIETSPRMLHVLNAPSPGATASLAIGDTLADRAAEMFGL
- a CDS encoding bifunctional chorismate mutase/prephenate dehydratase, translating into MATAENDLLPDLEAVRQELEHVDEELLKGFRRRVELSRDVAGAKIAAAFPFRDQLREEQLLTRVRTIAAELELDPHQTERIFRLLIEMSIAAQQGYIRDLDRAPLRVAYQGVEGSFSHLTAQRQYAGRPGGVVLQGYELFRSAAEGVRDGRHDIALLPIENSTAGSINETYDLLAEGGLVITAEVISKVAHCLLALPGARIEDLRLVLSHPQALRQCDQFFHDHDWLRPQPEFDTAGAAARVREGNDQTVGAIASEPAARVFGLEILAQGIQNQAGNFTRFVEVAAEAAPCPPDVPCKTSLLLVTGHQPGDLGEVLRSFSRRGINLTKIESRPIPATPWRYCFYLDIEGHAASVPVTEALQSIEAKAKELRILGTYPSALPPAPAERPAEDAAAEGA
- a CDS encoding alcohol dehydrogenase catalytic domain-containing protein; this encodes MIPEHQTQAFLTGPGSVELRRPPMPEPSAGELLIRVDAATTCGTDVKVYRRGGHPTMLALPSPFGHEVTGTVVRAAAGTSYAEGDAVVVANSASCGECQPCRHKRENLCRNLVYLNGAFADYLLIPEAVANRSVYPRPDGLDPVVAAMAEPLACAVHCLERCLGAWSGPPTEARTLVIGCGPLGLMLIDLFHSMRTHVCALDPHSHRLEAAGPFGAAETRLGRAGDGNGPAAEDPFDFAIDATGTPAGWDHAVKSLAPGGVAALFGGCRPGTDLVIDAERVHYQEQTLLGVYHHRPSSFRAALDRLIGAPERYGALVERELPLERLTEALDLMIGRHALKVAIRPHSN